A single genomic interval of Haloquadratum walsbyi C23 harbors:
- a CDS encoding pentapeptide repeat-containing protein, translating to MTDACLIEADFCHADLSYTDLGRTDVRSTK from the coding sequence ATCACGGACGCCTGTCTCATTGAAGCCGATTTCTGCCACGCTGACCTCTCTTACACCGATCTTGGAAGAACCGATGTTCGGAGCACAAAATGA
- a CDS encoding pentapeptide repeat-containing protein: protein MIKKESSTPNGKLSPADIQPSTNLPDVDLSGIDLVSTDFTDINFYGADLSDTSLVDANLSATDLSNASFDGADLSDVDLSGAELSGVNLTSADLTEADLTDANLREAELTAADLTHITLTRANLSYAKLDRANLRYASHGLR, encoded by the coding sequence ATGATCAAGAAAGAATCCTCAACTCCAAACGGCAAATTATCGCCAGCTGATATCCAACCCAGCACTAACCTCCCCGATGTCGACCTCTCCGGCATTGATCTTGTCAGCACTGACTTCACGGATATTAATTTCTACGGTGCTGATCTCTCTGATACCAGTCTCGTGGATGCTAACCTCTCTGCGACCGACCTTTCAAACGCCAGCTTCGATGGTGCCGACCTCTCAGACGTTGACCTTTCAGGTGCCGAACTCTCCGGCGTGAATCTCACGAGTGCAGATCTTACCGAGGCTGACCTCACTGACGCCAACCTTAGAGAAGCCGAACTCACCGCCGCTGACCTCACGCATATCACTCTTACACGTGCCAATCTCTCCTATGCCAAACTCGATAGAGCCAATCTCCGATACGCCTCTCATGGGCTCAGGTAA